A stretch of DNA from Cheilinus undulatus linkage group 7, ASM1832078v1, whole genome shotgun sequence:
CGTCCTCAGACATGCTGTCAACACCTAAACTTCATTTACAACATAGGGGAAATAAACATATATCTTCAAGGCTTTGAGGGAAGGCACTCAAAGAACCTGTCAGCAATTACTGAGACAGAATTTCTGCACAGGAGCTATGTGTACACCTTGCAAAGCCtggtaagtaaaaaaaaaaaaaaaaaaaaaaaaaggtgcccAACACATATATGTGGAATGCAAAGCTAAACAACAGCACAGGTCTTTCTTAAGGTGTAAATTACCAGCAACAAACTCTGTTCCTGCCAATTCAGCTGTGGCAAGAAAGTCATCCATTGAACTCTGCTCTGTCACTGACTGCAAGTTCAGCCGGCCCCAGTCGTAGCCATCGTTCAGCTCACTGGTGTGGATCTGTGAACATGAAACAGGGGCAAGTAAGAAAAACATCATATCTCCAGGAATGGTCAACAAGATTAATCATCAATCTATAAAAGATCCTCTGATGTGAACTTGAGGAATGCTACAAAAACAGTCTGGCTTGCCTTtcgattaaaaataaaaaatcaaacagtcaTCCACACCCCAGCTCTTTCAATAAATTATAGACAGCAGTCTCAATAACAGTCTTTCTTATCACTTTTTGCGCTTGGAAAAGATGTATAAAATACACTTGCACTATTGAAAATCTATTCGTAGAATAGATCAAGAATAGATCAAGATGAAAAGTAACACCAACAGGTGTAATGACACATTCAGACGGTATGATTCGGAAATAGGTGTTTCGGTTCAACTGGTCACCAAGCTAACTGACAACTTTCAGTTAATGCGTCTGTGGCTGAAATAGTAACAGCAGATGCTGAAAACTTTAACATTATTGATGGTGAAAAcgttgtttagtttttaattaaaTACATGTCCCGAGAGCCCATTTGGACAGTAGAACGAAAAACTAAAGCAGGAAACACTCGCGTGGACTCACGTTAACAAAATCTGTTCTAACTACGAGTACAACAGACACATTCCGCTGAAAGTCGCCAATTACCATGGTCACATGTAAAACCGAAACACCAGCTCTACCTAAAACAATGGTAACGTCAGTTAGCCTCCACCTTACACTGTTTAACTCTTTCCCTGGCAGCTCTACTATGTAAAGAAATTAAGTGGCGGTACAATCGCTATAATAAGTAGCATGAGCTATGAGCTAGTTGTTGTCATAACTTACCCAAGAGTCGCCTCTCTTGTTTCCTCGGCCTGCCTGGAGTCTCTCCTTTATCAGAGCTCTGCCCAGTCCGGCTCCCCCGCCTGCCTTCTTCTTGCCCATGCTTATCTTAATGTTGTCACCTCAAAAATTCACTATGATCGCACCGCGCTGAAGGTTTAAGAAATGTCTACTAATGCACCCCATGTGCACAGCGCCTTCGCTATTCCGTGTTGCCGTAAGCACCGGAAGTGGAACAGACCAATTTATTATCATCATAGACGGCGGAGTAGACCCAAAAGTATTGGGAAACCTTGAAAATTATATTCATAATTGAAGTAGCTGAAATCCAGAATATTCATGATTTATTAATATATCAACATTTCTCAGTCAAAGCTGCTTAACATTAACTATCTAAGGTGACGTATTAATGGTACAGTCCAGTTTATGTACAGCAATAGCAAGGGTTCcgtaaagaaaataaaaccagaacCCATTAGTTCCATGTGCTAAACAATTGTACGATCAACATGTTATCAACCTGTCTGCGGTTCTGATTAATAAATTTTAGAAACTAGAtgacattttgaaattaaaatatcgTCATTCACTGCCAAAAATAATCGTGCATATCTCAGGCTTCAGTGCAAACACAAAGGGAGTTCTAATGCTAGCCAAAAGAGGGCAGCATACGACAGTTAATAAAGAGGGCCCACCTTTTCTTTCCGAATAAACCATAAATGATGAGGTGATTCACGCTAAAAGTATTCTGAGCTGTAATATCATGTTATGTTTCTTAATTTAACAtgggaaaaataatctgttaaaacaCAAGTCAATGGATACTGCACCCACTGCTGGTCAGAAGGAAGAAAACACGTCACTTTTCAAATATTGACAAAACAGAACAAGCTATTATCTTTAATCTAAATTAATTTATGAATGGCAATAGTAAACTGCTCACGTTTTTATACTTGAAAAGTGGCGAGTatgctttcattttcaaataccagcaatttacatttaactatttGTTATGGTCTCAATTATtataagtttatttatattaCTGGAATTTATTGTATGAAACACATTTCCCAGGACTGTCTTTCATTGTTCCCTACCTATCGTTATAATtatttaaatgccagttttattttatctttaaaccaAAGAGGTCGATGATTCTCACAAAAGTTCCATTAactttttacttatttgttGTGCACTGACTGCATACAGATATTTGAACGTAACGGGAAACGTGAGCAACATGTATGAATGAATAGGGAAACATTCCCGATGAATAGGCTCACGAGCATTTGGTTCAGTTCCCCCCCTACAGTGACGCTGAAATGGTTTCTTCCTGAATATAAACAGAGAAGCTCGTGCCTGTAGAGCAGATTGTACAccgtcctccatgaaaacaggAGGGGGGACATCACAATGGACCAGAGCACTTTAGAGGATGAACACATCAAGTACGGTGTCTTTGCGTTCCGTAGAGTAGCTCATAAATGACTTGAAAGGACTATAAACTCTTAGAATTTAGCTAGTAGTAGCCTAATAcaaggttttattttctttttctcccagTAGACTTTGTTGCTGTTGACTGGAATTAAAATGCTGCCTTGGAAGAAGAATAAGTTCGACCTGATTGAGGAAGACAAGCAGTCCAAGCAGAAGGGCTATGCGGTGAGTCTCAACTACTCCGCGCTCACCTCTTTCGCCAAGTCCTGCCCTGAGAGCGCACTCAACAGAGTGGGCAGCATGTTCAAGTCCAAGAGGAAAAAGGTAAAGATCACAAGCGAGGACCCGACCTACACTGTGCTCTACCTGGGGAATGCCACTACCATCCAGTCCAAAGGAGACGGCTGCACGGACGTGGCAGTGAGCAAGATCTGGGGCAAGAGCGAGATGGGCAAGAATGGCACCAAGATGAGACTGACCATCAGCTCACAGGGAATCCGGATGGTGCATGTGGACGATAAGGCCAGGAGGCCGGGACACTTGTACCTGCTGCACCGGATAACTTACTGCGTCGCGGACCCCAGACTGCCCAAGATTTTTGCCTGGATATACAGGCACGAGATGAAGCACAAGGCCGTCATGCTGCGCTGCCACGCCGTGCTCGTGTCCAAGCCTGAGAAGGCAAAGGCCATGGCACTGCTGCTGTACCAGACCTCTGCCACAGCGCTGGCTGAGTTCAAAAGACTAAAACGGAGGGACGATGCACggcaccagcagcagcagctcataGGGGAACAAACCATCCCGTTGGTCCCCCTCAGGAAGCTGCTGAACGGACAGTGTTACTACAAACCACCGGTGGAGCGCAGCCGGAGCGCGCCCAAGCTTGGCTCCATCACAGAGGACTTGataggagaggaagaggaggagaaagcgaTGCACTTTGAGTGTGAGGACATTCTAGACACGGTCGATGATCGTGTCACAAACGGTAAACAGGAACTGTGTCAGATTATTAATGACTTGGGCGAAATGAGCATCGGAAACGATGTGCAGACACTGAAAGCTGATCTCAGAGTAACCAGACTTCTTTCTGGAGAGAGCACGGGGAGTGAATCCTCCATAGAGAGCAACCCTGAGGCACCTCCGCAGGAGGTAAAGGCGCAGGAAGTTGCCTGAATTATTTCAGGCATTTCTGCGCGTCTCTGACGCATTAATGCTGGGAAAAGATGtctccaaaagaaacatttttctgtgtcaCCTTTATGTTGGTGAGAGTAAACTCTGTTCTGTGCCTCCACGACTAATTTAAAGGACCCAGAAAACACTTAGAAAGGCTACTGAACGATATTCGAAGAAtgtgtaaacaaaaacatgaaaaagcaaGTGCATGCAGCTGAGAGAGCAAGCCGACAAAATCCCAGTGCGCCTTAGGACGCACGCCACTAATTCCTTCTCTTTTACTTAAGAGGATTTGTTGTAGCCTCAAACGTGTTTACCTaatattattttcttaaaattgcatttttctgttgaaaagTGCTCCTTACTATCCAAAACATTCCGTTTTTAAAGCACGTTTACCCTGGATGGTTCAATGGGTCTAAAATGCATCCTTAACTCTCCTGTCAGGGTGCTTTTGTTACAGCCTGttccttggatttttttatttttgcactgttGTAGAAGTCATTCAAGTATTAAGTTGACTCTGTGTACATGATGTTTGTTGTTATGTTGTCTGAAACATAAATGTCATATCTTTGCTGTGCAAAAGGAAACCAACCTTTATGTATGAAGATGTAAAGTAAGatgtttaaatgttatttttggaGGAAAAATGGTTTGTTTTGTGAACCTCATAGAATTATCAATAAAAGGAACATGATTTAAAGTTGGAAGTGAAGTTTATGTGCAGATTTTGAAAGCATGTCTGCCTTTTGAGTGGGAGAACTATGATGGAGGTCAGACCTGCACAGCTACATAAAGGTCATAGACTGAAGAGAGGAACTGCTCTGGTTACTTTCTGCATTCTCTTTTGGGTGTTGGTGTTGCAAATGCATTGGATCTAATATTCTTGGCTTGATTTTAAGCCTTCTTTCAACCATGCAGGGATCAAACTGTGGAGGTTATTGCATAAAGGTACTGAAGGCCCTTTGATTGTGACTGGCCTCAGGGAAGCTGGGCCACACAGAACATCATGACACGCACAAACAGTTAGAACATCACATGGGTCCTTTAATGACAGGGCAGAAGAAGCCCCTCAGGCCTTTTTGACACCATACTAGCAGTCTTTTATTTGGTATAGCGTCAGCGCTCTGTTGATGAGACACTTCTGAGAATCTCTGGAGGgtagaaagattaaaaaaaagacaacatacTGTAAATGTGCACACTGTAATGCATAAAGGCAGACATATTTCTCCATCATATGACCTGAATAAGCAGTGTCGTGTTAATTCCTCACTCAAAATACACATCAATGCACATAAgagaatgattttttaaaaatatatatgaaacATAAGTGAACTTTATATGTAACACACAAAGTAGCAAGAAGAGCATAGTCACTTCTGATACTAGCACATGTGACTGTAGCCTGGCGTGAAATGTGGCTGCTGCTCCTTCCACACACTGtcactttttatgccacatttaagTGAGTACAGAGATACACAACTCAAATTATAGCAACTGTGCTTGTCcaatttcttgtcaaaaatatcTAATCACACGTTATAAAGCAACAATCTAGTGCTAAGAAAATCAAATTTGCAGATATACAGAAGAAAGAGGCCTGATTTGATAGAAATTAGATTATTAAACTTGATATGTTTTTGCAGGAGTTCAACACTCTATATTTGATGTATGTAAACTAATAGATACTAATGTAAGCTAATTGATACCTTGGCCTCGCATGGCTACATATCCAGATACACTCTCCCTAACACCCTGACACTCTGCATACACTACGAGACATCAGGGGAGTGAAAAGGCGCTCTCCTGCCTGAGGAGATGGTTGTGAGGATTGTTATCAGTGTAGACAGTGCTCCACCAGCTGACACAATCCCATTGGCCATGCTGAGGTATttagtgaaaacaaaaacactcccACTATGGATTTAGACTGAGATCCAGAGACAGAGGGTTAATGCAGTTCAGCCAGGGGTTGGTGAGTCCTATAAAAAGCTTCCCAGCCACTCATGATGAATTGAAGTGCTTTCAGgatgcacaaatacacacatgcattttCTAAATCCAGACTGCTATTGCTCTATTTGGGACTTTTCAAATGGATATTGTGCACATATGCTGAAAGctaaaaaaaagcacagaaaccCACACAGTTCTTCCTCACATGTTGTGATTCCCCTTTTTATTGCAGCATAACATCATCAGCATGTGCCCAGCCTAATGGAATTAGTGGGCAGCAACATAAACATATTGCAACAGGCCAGTCGTATGTTGTGTTTGAACTTTTATGTGCATTTGTAGCTGGGTTTTTCTTCTTGACCTACATTTGCCTGAAGAGTCTCTTGTGCCCCACCTGTGCAGAGACAGTTCTGGTCTTGCAATCTTCAGGGTAACCTGAATGTCAGCAGCATGTATGGACAGCCCGCTCACACTGTTAAAGATGGGAAAAGTGTTTGCTGACGTCAAGTGGTTGTAGAACACGTTTCAAATAGCcaaggaagaaagagagagcgtAGCTCCAGGCTGATAGATGGCAGTgataaaatagatttttttttttttattgtttgtgtcACGCtcgttttttttcccatgaacACACACTCAGGTGTTTGCTTTATCTGCTGTCAAGCATGTGTGAGGCATGGGGGGGAAAGGCTGAATGCTCAGCAAGAAAGTTTTCTGTCAGACACAGAAGATAGGTGTGTTGTTTCTGGATTTTAATGCtctttcacttttaaagcttCTCTTACATATGCTAATATTCTAACAGTGAAGAAACATAATCTTAACTTTAAAGCATTTCCACAGTTTAAACACCGTATGTTAATTATTTCTACTGTTTATATTGTGACAGCAACAACTTGTTTTTTGAAGGGACATGGAGGGGTACATCATTTCCAAAGATGTGGGGACcaacaagccaaaaacaaacagtttaaCAAAAGCCCAGGACAAAAGAATGGCAGAAATCTAGTAGGACAGTCACAATTTGAATCATGGTGTCTTAAATATCCTAGTCCAAATTTAGCACTCATAAAACCCTGTTAGAAGGAATTACATGCACTTTGGGTTCAAAAGAGAAGTTTATCAAGTTAAGTTTGATCCAGAGGGACTTTGAGAAGTAAAAAACCAACTGGTAGGTGGTTCAACCACTGGGTAGGTAAGGGTGCTGGTTTGGCTCAGTTGGCGGAGCACGTGCCCATGTGGAGGCTGTTGTCCTCAGTGTTTAGGATCTATTCCCAGTCATATTTGATGCATATCTTCCCCCACTCTCATTCCGTGTTTCTTGTCTCTCTTGGGTTGTCCTATCTGAATAGAGgcaaaaggatttaaaaaatctttaaaaaagctcCACTGGGTCAGTTATTACCTGGAGCCTCAGGCACTAAGGGATCTCAAAATATGAGGCatatttgaaaaatgatttCAATAATCAAGATAAGTACTTAGAATGTAAATACGTTGCATGAAATAGCATCAAAAAGGGTTTGATACTCCAAATGATTTCCTAGCAAGGGCCCATACACCCCCTACTCAGTTATAACCCTACGTCCCACTATGTTTACAACCAATTATAGCAAGATAGATCAATAAAGATATACCAGATCCATATAATAGAGCATTACTTTGTAGTAAAATAccttaaaatacatttgaaaatgtaGTAGAGCAGTAACTGCTACCATTTTAAACTATTCAGATGTGGGGACCTTGATTTATATTATTATACATAAAAGAGGTGATGAAAAAGCACTGCTCGCTCTTTCATTCATTCTAAcccagctaacatagctatggataaatctaaaaaagctatgttagctttgttacATAAGCTACATCGCTAcattgctttagctatgttgctaaagctcacttaaagctaacttagctacattgacttATGTAGTTACATGGCTAGTTTGGCTATGCTAGCTATATCTAAATTTAATGAAGCTTAGGTAAGCTACCGTTCTTGGAACTACTTTTAAAAAAGGTCCAGACATAATTTAATCCAGGATTAGACCtatgatatttttttgttttatttatgaaatgttgcttagtctttAATGATTGCGATGTGATTATGCCATGAATGTAAcggccagactttgtttatgaataaagtttcatttgaaaaaatctgTAAGTGTAAATGCAAGCCAATTAGGGCATTTCTGTCTTAAAATATctgatttatttaattcataCACAAAAGAGACTACAGGAATCCAACAAAACAGCCACAGAGTGATATGTCCATGAAAATGACATCCCACACAAGCTTAAAAAAACTTTTGGGAGGACGCCCTGACATGAAACACGTAGCAAATACACacaatacattaaaaaacaacaaaattaaacaacaaacaacacaataGCCCTTAACAGTTCATTAGTCCAACGCTAATTCAAAGTATATTGAATCCTTTTCTCAGTAGCATAGTATAAAGCATTTCCAAGCTCCAGAGAAGGATGGTATGGCATCTTAGATTcaggtctgtgagagtggccatcaatAGAGGTATGGTCTGCTGCAAGACTGTCTTGGATAACATAGTTACAGTGCCATCGTAGCTTAAACTAAAGCAAACAAGGCTAGGTTAGCAGCGTGTGCTGAAACTGCGCTGGCtgaagctatgtagcttatgtagcttatgtagccatgttagcttttgctatatTTGCTAAAGTTCACATTGCTAAAGTTAGTGTAGCTACTTTGGCTTACATGGTAATGTTAAGTATGTAGCTtgtgtagctacattagttttagttaaagCCAACTGAGCTTAAGCGAGGCATTGTCTACTAGTCTATCTCTAAAACTGGTCTATACTTAATTTAATCCTgaattagacctctgacctttattctgtttatttatgaaatgatgTTTTGACTGTAATGATTACCGTGTGGATATTTAATTAATGTAACAGCTACACTTTGtctatgaataaagttgaattaaaaaaaagaaacactaaaacagCAAATTATTTCACTTCTGTTCTGTTAGGGGCAGCTTCtaacagtagtggtctgcaaaaGGGGGCGTCTGTAACCAGACCCCTCTCAATAACTTTAATTGACCATTTGTCTTACATGTGAATCTCAAAGTAATGAAAGCAAGTTAATCAATGTTAATCTTGAATATCCCAAAATTGCACAATATGTGAATAGACATACCCTTCTATAGTAAGTATAGTTGACTTTATTCATCACTTTGGTTTTGTGATGCATATTGATGACAATTATTTTGTCATCAGAATGCCTGACACAATAATTGGATGAACATATTTAGCCTTCCTCTGACAATCAATAACTGAACCTGtcatctctgcctgctgagacACATTGACAAGAGGGTTTTCCTAATTATCTGCCGGTGGAACGCTGCCATGGGCCATCACTGTGCCAGATCGTCACCAAACAGACACACCAGCTCACTTTGAGCCATGTGAGAAAATCTGCTTGTCTATAATTCATGAAGGGCTGGGAAAGCACCAGTGTGGTTGTTTAGGGTGCCTGGGTCTGATTACACCAGCACTAGGACAGTAATGTCAGTGGTTGAATCAGAACACAGCGGAGCATGGTGGCCTCTTGACTGTGGAAACATTCAAAACAATTCTCTAGCAATAGTAGCAGAGCTGCATGTCCCAACAAGCCCTTGGATTATAAATAGATGCTTCAGGGAGAGCACAATAAGCCAGGACATGGGACAGGTAAGCACAGGCTGTATGTGGCACTGCTATTTGAAGCATGGTGGTGTGTAATTAACACACTGTAAAAGTACAGGAGCCCAGTGTTAGGGACCACTTTACACACCACATGGCATTAGGGTGCAGCCACTTTATCAGCTAAGAGCTCTGCTGGCATTTTCTTGGCGAGGATGATGTGTTTTAACTCCGTGCTGACTGGCAGACAGTGCCAGACTGGGGTAGACGCCGCAAGCTGTGAGTGTGAGAAGGACAGACTGAGTGAGAGACGGTCAAAGTGAATCAATCAGGGCTCCAGCTTCATCTGTCATTGGTTTCAATCTGACAGCTGTTCTTTGTAGATGCGCTGGTCTGTGGTCATGCATTTAAGTGCACCACATGTGGagttaaatgtcattttaatgcTCAGCTGTGTTAAGAAACTTGCTGAACTGGAGGACAGATGGCCACATCAACAGGCAAAGACAGGCACGCTTGAATTAATTATTGAGAAAGAGCATCCATTAAAAGTTAGTAAAACATTCAGATAGATGCCTGGGATTTtatgctgcagtggcttaaagtTGGGTTATGTAAACTAACAGAACATGGAGGTACAAAAAGATTGAGGGAAAACCCAATGCCATGGTCTAAATCTGAGCTCAGGCATATGCATGGCTTCAGCTACAGggatgcatatatatatatatatatcccatCTGAGTTTATATTACTCCCTTCCTTAAAGTGAATCTATGTATAATTAGGGAAGtggttacttttttttttattatgattaCAACTACACTTTTGTAACTATTTAGTTGTAAAGCAGTTACCTCACGAGGGAGGATGCCagtgaaaataaacatgatACTTTGGAGCTTATGGTACTTTATtgcattttctccactgttggACTTGCGCCCTCTCAGATTTGGCTCACTTAAAGGGCACCCTGCCCAACTGAATCAAACCCTGGATGGCACGTTTTCATTTATTGTCCACTGGAAGTGCACCATGGAGGTCAATTTTTCATCTATTGCCCACTTAAAGGGCATAACAAGgagcactttgtaaaatgttaGTGCCACTTAATGAGCACTAAAATGGGTAGTTTGTCAACTTTGAGGTCACTGTGTTCTTGGGCACTTTCAGTGTACCAGAGATTATTTTCTAGCCTTTCCCAGATCTGCGCCTTGCAGCAGTCCTGTCTGAACTCTgtaggcagttcctttgacctcatggtgtGGTTTTTACTCTGAAGTGCGTCCAATCAGTTCAATTTACCAC
This window harbors:
- the fam43a gene encoding protein FAM43A gives rise to the protein MLPWKKNKFDLIEEDKQSKQKGYAVSLNYSALTSFAKSCPESALNRVGSMFKSKRKKVKITSEDPTYTVLYLGNATTIQSKGDGCTDVAVSKIWGKSEMGKNGTKMRLTISSQGIRMVHVDDKARRPGHLYLLHRITYCVADPRLPKIFAWIYRHEMKHKAVMLRCHAVLVSKPEKAKAMALLLYQTSATALAEFKRLKRRDDARHQQQQLIGEQTIPLVPLRKLLNGQCYYKPPVERSRSAPKLGSITEDLIGEEEEEKAMHFECEDILDTVDDRVTNGKQELCQIINDLGEMSIGNDVQTLKADLRVTRLLSGESTGSESSIESNPEAPPQEVKAQEVA